The Oncorhynchus keta strain PuntledgeMale-10-30-2019 chromosome 22, Oket_V2, whole genome shotgun sequence genome includes the window ATGGGGCCAACATTATTCACCTCCTCGACTCTCTCCTCTGAGAGTCATGAAACGAAGTCCTTGGAGCTCAAAAGCACAGTCCTCTGTTTGTTCATTCCCcttatcctctcttcctctcgcccCTCCACGTATTCTTTCTGCATGGCTACTCTCCCTCTGACCTCTCAGACATTGGGGGGGTTGCTTTGGATCACATTCACACAaatgtatcaaatacaacagcaATGTGTACTGTAGCAAAGCATTACTGTGAAATGATTCGTATATAAAGTCTAGAGGGCTTATTTGGATGGTCAATTTGTTTTATATTCATGCTGATGTTCTGCTTCCATTAGGCCACTTTGGGAGCCACCACTATTGGAGGATAAATGGGCCAGGGTCCTGTGGTGGATAAAGACTGGCTATGTGAAGGAGATCAAATATAAACAAAGAAAGAGGGATGGCAGTGGGACTTCCCAAAATAAagaccatgtctctctctgcaaGCAGGCTTGTGATCTCACTTGGTTTGATGGTCCAGAGAGCTGACAGCGATGGTGCCAACGCTCGCTCACAGACAACCAACTGGAGCAGGGATATAGATATTCTCCCCCTGTCAAAGAATTCAGCAACGAGACCTCTTGAAGGAAGTTTTCCATGTTATCCTCTTTCCTTTGAGTTATTtgcctctctctttgctctctttctcacacagacacaaacacgtaAGGATTTCCCCCCACTAattcaaagtaaaaaaaaaaaaatgtaattaatgcAAGAACATTTGATGTTGTGATTGCATAGGCCTAAGTATACATCCTCTGAGGCAATACTTGGTGAAAACagctttggcagcaattacagtcgTGAGCATTTTCTGGTTAAATCATTCCCAATACATAATGCAGCCACCGTCATGTTTGAAACTAAGGGTGgttttgaaacacacacacacacacacgagcacaggGGACGGAGCTGGGACTCTGGGAGCACGGGGGACGGAGCTGGGACTCTGGGAGCACGGGGGACGGAGCTGGGACTCTGGGAGCACGGGGGACGGAGCTGGGACTCTGGGAGCACGGGGGACGGAGCTGGGACTCTGGGAGCACGGGGGACGGAGCTGGGACTCTGGGAGCACGGGGGACGGAGCTGGGACTGGGAGCACGGGGGACGGAGCTGGGACTGGGAGCACGGGGGACGGAGCTGGGACTCTGGGAGCACGGGGGACAGAGGGGGGGTTACTCATGGAGCACAGGGGACGGAGGGGGGGGTTACTCATGGAGCACAGGGGACGGAGGGGAGTTACTCATGGAGCACAGGGgacggaggggggggggggttactcaTGGAGCACAGTGGACGGAGGGGGTTACTCATGGAGCACAGGGGACGGAGGGGGTTACTCATGGAGCACAGGGGACAGAGGGGGGTTACTCATGGAGCACAGGGGGCGGAGGGGGTTCTCATGCACATATAGCTTGACTTAATTTGGTGAAGGGGGCGTCATCAGGAGGTGGAATAATGTGCACAGCTGGTGCATTCCCAGAGATAAAAGCACAATTAATTCTGATAACTGAATTTATTAATGGTATTTTTGTATCATTATTGTTTTGTTATAATTACTACCACAATGACTGCTGGCTTTGCAAATACTTAAAGTAATAGTAGTAGAGGTATCATAATAATTATTCATCTGTGTGCATTTGAATATCTAAATTCATGTTAGTAAGAATACTAAATCAACTGCACCACATCCTCATGACAGACGTTGGTATTTTTAGGCAGGCTATTCTGTTCAGAATACAATGGAGGAACATTTGGGTTGAACCCATAATCATCTTCCCATGGATATGAAAACTATCTACACAATCTATCTAGTAACTCAGATTATTACTACGCAATTACCATTTTACAATGTAATCTCTTGTATGTACCTGTTCATTTATGCATTTTAAAATAAAGTGCAACACAAATGGCCATATCAAACCACCACTTCATTAACAGACGCTAAATAGCTTGAAAgcacatacatatatattttttttacactgaTTTCATTGCCTATATTCATTTAATGTATGTGTTCTTGAGGAAAATTGGCAGAATTTCTAAATGTAAGGCACACTAAATTTAGAAATTCTAAATAATTGTAATCTCTGTGAATTTACTGCTGGACAACGCGACTGGGACGGTATGAGAGGGGAGGGTTGAGTTGAGTGGGTTGAACTGACAAAAATATTCGCTTTTACTTAGCCTATCTTGCGCACCGTGCTCAGTCCATGGGATCACTGTGGGGAAACAACTCAGCCACTGGGAAAGACACAAAAAGGTTTCTTACTTAGCAAATTGTGCCATTATAAAAGGTTGACACTTGTAAAGAATATTCGCATTGATGACGACTATTATTAAAGGTAAGGAAACATGACATTGACATAATTTCTAGATTTTATCAATGTATTTGGCCTAATTATGTGTCTGGCCATCATTATTAGTAGGTTATGAAGAATTTAAAATAATGCAAATAAAAGTTATTCTGTAACAACAAAAATACTATTTGTTTTCTAAAGTAATTTAAGATCATATCTTAAATAGGCCTACAGAAGAAATCGAAAAAACATGTTTGAACAAAAATAAAGTTAATCTTGCTCATCACTTGCCCATGAGTTTTAAACGCATTTCAAGTGAATGTTAAGACGCCGTTAGATAGTTCTTGCAAGTTTGTTCTGAAGTTCATGGACATTTtccaaacacatttttttttatagctTACTTCATAGTTTACCAATGCGTCACCCCCATCTAATTCTTAGCCCTGTTCAGAATCAGAATAGCCTATTATGATGGTAATATGCATCATCGCGATACTTTTCCATCTTGTGGAATTCAGCACACAGTTCAGAATCAGGTATCGTGATCGTCATGTCCATAAAGGGCCGATCTGGGTCCGACTTTTCTGATCGTTTGCTTTATCACATATTCAAAAAGAAAATAGATTTATCCTCAACTCTTTTACAAAATAATTGCCTCGTTCTCATGTTCACTTGTTTTTAGAAGGACTtttgttctgtctttgtcttttGTTCGATTAGCCTACTGAATATTCAATCACCATTCCATATAAAAATGAGCTAGTAAATAGATTTAATTTTAAGAgtcataaaaaaaaaatctacaacaAAACATTTTCTCATGACTGTTCTAAATTggtattttctatttttttccaGGAGTTTCATGATTGGGTCCAAGGACATTCTCAGAATATCCTGTGGCATTGAGGATTATTTGATTTGAGCGTCTGCAATGACAACCCATCAAGCGTGTAGGATTACCATTGCCAGCTGTGCCTTGACTCACCAGCTCCACTCAATGGACTGAAATCTTGAACTAAAGAATTTGGGGGATTTCATTAAAAACAGAACCATGGGTGACTCCATGTATTCTGACTTGATAGCCAGACATTACAACTTCACAGGGAAGCTCCGGAAAGTGGAGCAGGATTCCAGGCTCAAAGCGGACTCTGTGGTTTTCATCATTGTATGTTGCTTCATTATTCTTGAGAATGTCTTGGTCCTACTTACTATTTGGAGGACCAAGAAGTTCCACAAGCCCATGTACTACTTTATTGGGAACTTAGCTTTATCAGACTTGCTGGCTGGGGTGGTGTACACTGCCAACATCCTGCTGTCAGGTGCCAACACATACAAACTGACCCCCACACAGTGGTTCTTCCGGGAGGGTAGTATGTTTGTGGCCCTGGCAGCCTCAGTCTTCAGCCTGTTGGCCATCGCCATCGAGCGCCACCTCACCATGCTGAAGATGAAGTTACACAACAATGGCAACACGTGCCGTGTCTTCATGCTCATCAGCACCGTGTGGCTGATTGCAGCCATCTTGGGCGGCCTGCCCATCATGGGCTGGAACTGCATCCAGAGCATGCCCAGCTGCTCCACCGTACTGCCGCTCTACCACAAGACCTACATCCTGTTCTGCACCACCGTCTTCAGCGTCATCCTCATGGCCATTGTGGTGCTGTACGCGCGCATCTACGCCCTGGTGCGCACCCGCAGCCGCAAGATGGTGTTCCGCAAGGTCTCCAACGGCCGCGGTGGGGGTAGCGCTAGCAGCAAGAGCTCTGAGAAGTCCATGGCCCTGCTGAAGACCGTGATCATCGTGCTGAGCTGTTTCATCGCCTGCTGGGCCCCACTCTTCATCCTTCTGTTGCTGGACGTGGCCTGCGACATCCGCATGTGCCCCATCCTGTACAAGGCCGAGTGGTTTCTGGCCTTGGCCGTGCTCAACTCAGCCATGAATCCCCTCATCTACACACTCACCAGCAACGAGATGCGTCGCGCCTTCCTCAAAACGCTCCTGTGCTGCAGCGTCTGCACCCAGCCCTCCGGCAAGTTCTCCCAGCCCATTATTGGTGCAGAGTTCAGCCGGAGCAAGTCGGACAACTCGTCCCACCCCAATAAGGATGAGCCGGAGTACTTGCCAAGGGAGAACATCGTATCCTCTGGGAATATCACCTCCTCTTCTTAAAGAGCCTTCTGGACTGTTGTGTGAAAAGTAGCTCCACTGCTTAGGAAGTGTGGATGTATATATGTTTTTGTGCAGTGTGCAAGTGTGTTTGTACATTATGTATATAAATGTGtatacgttgtgtgtgtgtggttttgttgCCCTGTGGATGTAAAGTATGTCAGTTTGTACAGTAAGTTGCCTCTTCAGTTTCCATTTGTTTTATCACTTCACAAAGTCTCTGTCCATGTCagagagtagagatgtagagTTGTTTAGTTTGTTTTCTTCTCCCCTCACACCTTGGACTGCCAGCACTGATCTGAATATGTTCATATTCAAAAGACAATGGGAAGCACACACACCTAAACCATAAACAAGATTTACAGTATCACACCTAAACCATAAACCTGATTTACAGTATAGCACCTAAACCATAAACCTGATTTACAGTGTAGCACCTAAACCATAAACCTGATTTACAGTGTAGCACCTAAACCATAAACCTGATTTACAGTATAGCACCTAAACCATAAACCTGGCTTACAGTATCGCACCTAAACCATAAACCTGGCTTACAGTATCgcacctaaaccctaaacctgaTTTACAGTGTAGCACCTAAACCATAAACCTGGCTTACAGTATCGCACCTAAACCACAAACCTGGCTTACAGTATCgcacctaaaccctaaacctgaTTTACAGTGTAGCACCTAAACCATAAACCTGGCTTACAGTATGGCACCTAAACCATAAACCTGGCTTACAGTATCgcacctaaaccctaaacctgaTTTACAGTATAGCACCTAAACCATAAACCTGATTTACAGTATCGCACCTAAACCATAAACCTGATTTACAGTGTAGCACCTAAACCATAAACCTGGCTTACAGTATCGCACCTAAACCATAAACCTGATTTACAGTATAGCACCTAAACCACAAACCTGGCTTACAGTATTgcacctaaaccctaaacctgaTTTACAGTGTAGCACCTAAACCATAAACCTGGCTTACAGTATGGTACCTAAACCATAAACCTGGCTTACAGTATCGCACCTAAACCATAAACCTGTCTTACAGTATCGCACCTAAACCATAAACCTGATTTACAGTGTAGCACCTAAACCATAAACCTGGCTTACAGTATCgcacctaaaccctaaacctgaTTTACAGTATAGCACCTAAACCATAAACCTGATTTACAGTATCGCACCTAAACCATAAACCTGATTTACAGTATCGCACCTAAACCATAAACCTGATTTACAGTATCGCACCTAAACCATAAACCTGGCTTACAGTATCGCACCTAAACCATAAACCTGGCTTAGAGTATCgcacctaaaccctaaacctaatttacagtatagtacctAAATTGTAAACctaatttacagtatagtacctAAATTGTAAACctaatttacagtatagtacctAAATTGTAAACCTGATTTACAGTATAGTACCTAAATTGTAAACCTGGTTTACAGTATTATGAGAAGACGTTTTTGTCAAAGgtatttttttgtatttagtCCAGCACTTGTTGTAAAAGTGATAAATAAGAACCATCAACCCATTATAGGCGTTTACTGATTCTCTATAATGGGTGTTGATGGAAGAGTAAAAATTGTTTGTAGTGCTTATTGTTCTTATTGAAATATTTAAGAAATACAATGAATGAAGTGCTTGTGTATCTTCATCTTAACTCTGAAGGCTAGTACAATGTCAATTCTACCCCCTGATTGAGAATGTATTTTGTacttgtaatttggtttatttcACTCTTATTGGATAAAGTTCTTTGTAGCAAAGCAATGTAGTTGCAATAATAATTTATATTCAAAAGCGAAAAAGGCGTTTGGTTTGTGTGACAAAGGTTATCTTTTTTATCCAGTCATGATTTTATTGTCCTTTCTGTTTCACTTTTAGATGAAGATACCGTAGCTCCAGCCATTCAACATATTTGTCTGTCCCTCAGTTACCACTCTCAAAAATAATTTCAACTCTCGTGAAAACCAGCATGCCCCAGTAATAGGGAAGGTCATGAGGATGAAAACAAAAAAAGATTGACTTCAAAGGGTAAGCAATAGCACTGGTCCATTCCTGAAAGTACCGAGCCCAATAATTACTTACATTTTCATAACGGAATAAGTTAATGACGATGGGCACACACATCACCAATAGCTCACTGGAATCCTCCCATATAGATTTGTTGTTAAGAGCACCGTTAAACATCGATGGACAAGTACAATGTCGCTTTTCAGGGGTCACATAATCACAGTTTGCCAAACTCCCATGTGGACCCAAGTCATATTTTGCACGTGTTTTGGTTAGCTCTTAATAAATattgtaaataaaaaaattgtaTTGTTAGCTTCTCTCGTTGTCTTTTCTTAACAGACAGGCTCAGGACAGAATGTTGTGACATTAaagaaaaaacatatttttgtaaCATAAGTTGTCATATTGTTAAAGTTGTCAaagttgggttaaatgaggggttcCGACTATGTACTGCCACCTAAAGGTGGGGGACAGTAGTGGAAATTGGATAAATATCTGTTAATAATAGGCTGGTCATCTGAAAGCAACTAGTTTGGGGGACAGGTCCAACAACTTACCCAGCTGTTTCAACAGCAGTCCTgaatagggttgcaaaattccaggaaCTGCCTATGGAAGTAACGTCagtacaataactgtttgtcgggagcttcatgaaatgggtttccatggccgagcagccacacacaagcctaagatcaccatatgcAATGCCAAGGGTCAGCTGAAAACACTACTTGCCTCAATGCATAGTGACCACTGTAAAGttttgtggaggaggaataatggtctgggcctGTATTTCATTggtcgggctaggccccttagttacagtgtagggaaatcttaacgctatagcatacaataacattctagatgattctgtgcttccaactttgtggcaacagtctggggaaggccctttcctgtttcagaatgacaatgcctccgtgcagaaagcgaagtccatacagaaatggtttgtcaaatgagatgttcgacaagcaagtgtccacatactcatgtagtgtatatataaaacacagataAATCCCGTTTttgactgcattgggcctttaaagtCTATGGGGAGGCAAACTCACGTCGTGCTGGATTATGATAAGATACTTAGCGCCTCCCTGTGGCTATCTGCTGTTATTGCTTCATAAAGTTGTTTTTTGGGACAACATTTACATTTCTTTACATTAATATGTATGGCAGGTGTAATTCAAACGCATTATGAAATTGCACCTGCACATTAGACCAATGAACAATGTTGCTACTGACATCACTTTCATATTATGTATCATATGTTTAACGCCAGCTATTTAGGAAACATTTGAATGAAAATGACCTACCTGGCCCTTACGCTCCTTGTCCACCGCCTGTTCTGTTATTGTCCTTTCATCGGCTTTTGCTATACAAGCTGGCTTGCATGTTTTAGTTAGCTAGTATTCAGGCCTACATTGAATTAGCTTGCTCTATGCAAGATTAAACTAACTCAGTTATCTTTTAGGAGATTAATCTACCTAAATGAAATAATAAAATACTCAAAAATTCCCTCCAGTAAGAGCCTACTAccatgtattgtagatatgtggtagtagagtagtggcctgagggtacacacttaatgtgttgtgaagtGTTATTTATTGTCATGTAATATGTttaattgtatataactgccttaatgttgctggacctcAGGAAGGAgtcgctgctgccttggcaggaactaatggggatccttaataatgACAAATACTGCTGCTCACTTCAAACTCGATTCAAGCTGTTGGATACGTTTTTTGCAACTTTCGCAGGCAAGTCTTTTATTTAAACTTTTGCGGATAAACTACTACCTACATGGTATACAAAGACATCACATAGAACTGTGTTACTTAGTAAACTCAACTCCAAATATATCTGGTTTGAGTGGAGTTGCAATGAGTGTCGAGTCTGTCACGTCGATACTTGTAAAAACTAATATTAATCTTTAAATGCCTATCGTGTGTCCTGCGTACATGTAGGCTTTTATGTGTGCTGAAATCCATAGTTTTTTATTAAAACGCAATTTTTTGTGACGTCTGTCAAATTGTGCTCCGTAATCCACTGTTTCCCAATGAAGGCTGATATTAGACTACAACCTTGCGCTACCACTCGCTACTTTTACAATGATCCATTCTAAAATTTACTGTGTACCCGTGCTTATCCTGATCGTTATAGAGTCGTCAGTCGGAATTGGAATCCATCATTTTTTTAACTAAAAAATTGCATTATGTGCTATCCTGCCAAAACTAAAGAATCTGCTGCTCTTTCTGTAACGCggttcttcctgggaaggagaggcggaccaaaacgcagcgtggttatttttatacatctttaataaagatgataacTTGAACATTGtataatacaaaataagaaacgtgaaaaaccgaaccagccctatctggtgcaacaaacacaaagacaggaacaatcacaaaacccaacacaaaacaagctacctaaatatgtctcccaatcagagacaatgactaacacctgcctctgattgaggaccatatcaggccaaacacaggaacagacaaactagacacacaacagagaatgcccactcagatcacaccctgaccaaacaaagcATACAAACATACAAAGCAGGggcggctcgggacagaggggcggctcgggacagaggggcggctcgggacagaggggcggctcCTTGcggactggcggctccttgcggactggcggctccttgcggactggcggctccttgcggactggcggctccttgcagactggcggctccttgcagactggcggctccttgcagactggcggctccttgcagactggcggctccttgcagactggcggctccttgcagactggcggctccttgcagactggcggctccttgcagactggcggctccttgcagactggcggctccttgcagactggcgactccttgcagactggcggctccttgcagactggcggctccttgcagactggcggctccttgcagactggcgactccttgcagactggcggctccttgcagactggcggctccttgcagactggcggctccttgcagactggcgactccttgcagactggcgactccttgcagactggcgactccttgcagactggcgactcCTGGACGGcgactccttgcagactggcggctccttgcagactggcgactccttgcagactggcgactccttgcagactggcgactccttgcagactggcgactccttgcagactggcgactccttgcagactggcgactccttgcagactggcgactccttgcagactggcgactccttgcagactggcgactccttgcagactggcgactccttgcagactggcgactccttgcagactggcgactccttgcagactggcgactccttgcagactggcgactccttgcagactggcgactccttgcagactggcgactccttgcagactggcgactccttgcagactggcgactccttgcagactggcgactccttgcagactggcgactccttgcagactggcgactccttgcagactggcgactccttgcagactggcgactccttgcagactggcgactccttgcagactggcgactccttgcagactggcgactccttgcagactggcgactccttgcagactggcgactccttgcagactggcgactccttgcagactggcgactccttgcagactggcgactccttgcagactggcgactccttgcagactggcgactccttgcagactggcgactccttgcagactggcgactccttgcagactggcgactccttgcagactggcgactccttgcagactggcgactccttgcagactggcgactccttgcagactggcgactccttgcagactggcgactccttgcagactggcgactccttgcagactggcgactccttgcagactggcgactccttgcagactggcgactccttgcagactggcgactctccttgcagactggcgactccttgcagactggcgactccttgcagactggcgactccttgcagactggcgactccttgcagactggcgactccttgcagactggcgactccttgcagactggcgactccttgcagactggcgactccttgcagactggcgactccttgcagactggcgactccttgcagactggcgactccttgcagactggcgactccttgcagactggcgactccttgcagactggcgactccttgcagactggcgactccttgcagactggcgactccttgcagactggcgactccttgcagactggcgactccttgcagactggcgactccttgcagactggcgactccttgcagactggcggcactggcggctccttgcagactggcggctctgatggcgctgggcagacaggtagctcaggcggcgctgggcagactggagactccggcagcgctggagaggaggaaagctctggcagcactggacaggcgggagactccgacagcgctggagaggaggaaggctccggctgcactggacaggcgggagcacctgtagggatgagacggagagacagcctggtgcagggagctgccaccggagggctggtgcgtggaggtggtaccggatag containing:
- the LOC118401504 gene encoding sphingosine 1-phosphate receptor 1-like encodes the protein MGDSMYSDLIARHYNFTGKLRKVEQDSRLKADSVVFIIVCCFIILENVLVLLTIWRTKKFHKPMYYFIGNLALSDLLAGVVYTANILLSGANTYKLTPTQWFFREGSMFVALAASVFSLLAIAIERHLTMLKMKLHNNGNTCRVFMLISTVWLIAAILGGLPIMGWNCIQSMPSCSTVLPLYHKTYILFCTTVFSVILMAIVVLYARIYALVRTRSRKMVFRKVSNGRGGGSASSKSSEKSMALLKTVIIVLSCFIACWAPLFILLLLDVACDIRMCPILYKAEWFLALAVLNSAMNPLIYTLTSNEMRRAFLKTLLCCSVCTQPSGKFSQPIIGAEFSRSKSDNSSHPNKDEPEYLPRENIVSSGNITSSS